The proteins below are encoded in one region of Lactuca sativa cultivar Salinas chromosome 3, Lsat_Salinas_v11, whole genome shotgun sequence:
- the LOC111900803 gene encoding zinc finger protein CONSTANS-LIKE 14, which translates to MSCVCDFCNQRSAVLYCKADSAKLCLFCDNAVHSANALSLKHFRSQICDNCGSDAVSVACSTDNLLLCTSCDHDFHGDSSVSSYHSRVPVEEFSGCPSPLQLASIWGFNLKSSGSNGNSCESKYSTTNFQDLATIHEKTPCYDEVPSVDWKSRGSGCGVHNKVLYKQLVELAKERFDGDGAELGPQTPSGCGPRDISEGFEYEEQDDKDLLHQQTPLTYLLMPPQNPANSKANNGGITEFSNMWSYSPKRQTSQIWDFNLGRSRSSEAGGDNLGFAINNCTDLVEDASFTTMEVLKEMDAINISFGTTSQNKQISGCISTMESDNRAETQMMETNRSNPTIDGQMMEHFLATNQGMEIPATTKVDPQQLAQNRCNAMLRYKEKKKTRRYDKCIRYESRKARADTRKRVKGRFVKSIE; encoded by the exons ATGTCTTGTGTCTGTGATTTCTGTAATCAGAGATCGGCGGTGTTGTACTGTAAAGCCGATTCGGCTAAGCTTTGTTTGTTCTGCGACAACGCCGTACACTCTGCAAATGCTTTATCTCTCAAGCACTTCCGTTCTCAGATCTGTGACAACTGCGGATCTGATGCCGTTTCCGTCGCCTGTTCAACTGATAATCTTCTCCTCTGCACCTCTTGTGATCACGATTTCCATGGAGACTCCTCCGTTTCCTCTTATCACAGTCGTGTGCCTGTTGAAGAGTTCTCCGGTTGCCCTTCCCCTCTTCAGCTGGCCTCGATTTGGGGATTTAATCTGAAATCTTCTGGTTCTAACGGCAATTCGTGTGAAAGTAAGTATTCCACTACGAATTTTCAAGATTTAGCAACGATACATGAGAAAACTCCTTGTTATGATGAGGTTCCGAGCGTTGACTGGAAATCTAGAGGTTCGGGTTGCGGAGTTCATAATAAAGTTTTGTATAAGCAGCTGGTGGAGCTTGCGAAAGAAAGATTTGACGGAGATGGAGCTGAATTGGGGCCTCAAACACCGAGTGGATGTGGTCCGAGGGATATTTCAGAAGGTTTTGAGTATGAGGAACAAGACGATAAGGATCTGTTGCATCAGCAAACTCCATTAACGTATTTGCTTATGCCGCCCCAGAATCCCGCGAATTCAAAAGCGAATAATGGGGGTATCACTGAATTTAGTAACATGTGGAGCTATAGCCCTAAACGCCAAACCAGTCAG ATATGGGATTTTAATCTAGGAAGATCAAGATCTTCTGAGGCAGGAGGTGATAATCTTGGCTTTGCAATAAACAATTGTACTGACCTTGTTGAGGATGCTTCTTTCACAACAATGGAAGTTTTAAAAGAAATGGATGCCATAAACATATCTTTTGGCACCACATCACAAAAT AAGCAAATATCGGGTTGCATATCAACTATGGAGAGCGACAACCGAGCTGAAACACAAATGATGGAAACCAATAGAAGTAATCCCACAATTGATGGTCAAATGATGGAACACTTTTTAGCAACCAATCAAGGAATGGAAATACCCGCAACAACCAAAGTAGACCCGCAACAACTTGCCCAAAATAGATGTAACGCAATGTTACGTTACAAGGAGAAAAAGAAAACACGAAG GTACGACAAGTGCATCCGATACGAGTCACGGAAGGCGAGAGCAGACACGAGAAAACGAGTAAAGGGAAGATTTGTGAAGAGTATTGAATGA